The nucleotide window GCACATGATCTCATGATCGATACCCAAAAGCAGGAAGTCGCGAAGATCATCCATCGTTGGATGCATCAATAAATTAAGGAGCGAACAGATTTTTCTCTTGATCCAAGATTAACAATACTGCGCTTTACCTTGTAGCTTTTTCAGAATTGCCTGACCAGTCGGAGTAGTTGCCAATCCACCAAGCCCGGTACAACTCAATTCATGGGCCATCATATCACCTACTTCTTTCATGCTTTGAACGACCTCATCGTAGGGGATCAAATATTCATAATTGGCTAGTGCCATATTGGCACAGGACAGGGCATTAGAAGCAGCCATCACATTTTTTCCTAAACATGGCGCTTCTACACGATTGCCTATCGGATCGCAGACAATGCCTAGTGCGTTTTGAAGCGCCAGAGAAGCCGCAGCTACTGCTTGATGTAAAGAGCCATTCATCAGGCTAACCAAACCCGCAGCAGCCATGGAGCCACCTGCGCCAGTTTCTGCCTGACATCCGGCTACTTCTGCCGCAAACGTGGCATGTTCTGAAATGAAAACGCCCATGATCCCAGCGGCCAGAAGGGCTTTGGCCACTGCCTCTTCGGAGGCATTCTGGTGTTCGGCAGCTCCCAGGATAGCACCCGGCAAGGCACCGCACGAACCCGCAGTAGGTGCAGCCACAAAGACACCCATGGAACTCTTGACTTCCATCATGGCTGTGGTAAAAAGGACGATGGTGTTGAGCATGCCTCCATCGAGCAGTTGATTGGCTTCCATTTTATCTTTAAAACCTGGTGATTGCGCCGGCAAAATGCGATCTTCATAGGCCTTGCCTTTCAAACCTTCTGCTATTCCCGCTTGCATGATTTGAGCGATGTTACGCATTTGTTGAAAGACCTCTTCTTTAGTGGCATTGCCTCGTGCGCTTTCGTATTCTAATGCCAATTCCCATAATTCCAGGTTTTCACGTTCGCCTATTTCCAGCATTTCTTTGCAGGTGATGAAGGGAACTTTTAAGTCTTTTCGAGATAGGGTAGGGAGGACAGGTTTTAAATAACATACCTGATGTACATCCGTAAGCGCCTCAAAATACTGGACCTCAGCCGTTGAAAAGGGAATTGATTGCCTGATTTGCACAAAGGTCTTGTGTAGAAAGGGTTCTGATTGATCGTTATCCGGTATGGACTTCATCAATTGAGAAGGATTGGGACTGAATATCAGTAGTTCATGGAAATCTCCGCAGATACTGAGATTGGAACCGTCGATCTCCTGGATTTCCATCATGCCACCACCGGTGCTGATCGCGTTGATTTTGTGACTGATTTTGCTATTACTGATCCTGATCCGGTAATTGTTGGGATGCGTGGCACCGTAACTAACGTAATTAACCTGAATGTCAATTCCGGATTGTGCAACATGCCCCTGATAATGCATCATCCGAGGATCATCAGCTTGCCAGCCCATCAGCCCACCGTACAAGCCCATATCCGTGCCCTGGCTTTCGTGGGTTGTAACCAGTGACCCATTCGGATCATAATCAATTTCTACTCTAGTGATTTCCCCTGACATCAAGTCGTTGAGTAGGAGACCTATGCGGCAGGCTGCGGCACTGTGTGAGCTTGATGGGCCGCGCATAACTGGTCCGATCACATCATTGAAAATACTGGAAATGGCCATTGGAAAGGATATTGAACCTAATCAAAGCTACTTCATTTAGCGGTTTTGGTCAAAAGCAGCATTTTGTTAAAAAAGGTTGTAAAATGCATTCAAAGGGAAATGCTGCAAAATAATTCAGCCGCATGCACGTCTTTACAACAATTACAAACCGACAAAACATCCTTGAAAACCCTGATCAGCCTTACATTCATAACAATGCTGTCTTGTAGTACAGCACAAGATCATAACTCAGTAGACTTAACTGAAAAATATGCTAACGGATCTGGGATCTTACTTAACCCTGTTAAAGATCAGCAACTGAAAGATTTAGTACTTCTTGGAAAGGTCTGGGGTTTCTTAAAATACTACCACCCCGAAGTAGCAAAAGGTACGTTCAATTGGGATTATGAATTATTTCAGATCCTTTCAGCTTTTCAAGAGACGCAACAGAAGGACCACAATGCACTGTTAATAGCTTGGCTGGATAAACTGGGAGAGGTAACGAATTGTGCTACTTGTCGTGAACTCGATCCTGAGGCTTATCTCCATCCGGACCATTCATGGATCAATGAGTTGGATAATGAAGTTTCTAAAAGGTTGCAGGTGATATTGAAGTCTGAGCCACCATCAACCCATCATTATGTTAGTTTTCCATCAAGAGGCGGCAATCCAAACTTGACCAATGAGTTATCCTATGAACACATGCCCTATCCGGATGAAGGTTACCGACTATTAAGTCTCTTTCGTTACTGGAACATCATCGAATATTTTTCTCCTTATAAGTATTTAACGCATAAAAATTGGGATGATGTACTGGAGGAATACATCACTGTTTTTTTAGGAGCGAAAGATGAGCTGGCTTACGAACTATCGATCATGAAATTTATGACGGAAATTGGGGATAGTCACGGGTGGACCATTGAAGGCGATGAAAGATATGTAGAGTGGCTCGGACGATATGTGCCACCAATCCATGTCCGTTTTGTTGAAGGGCAATTAGTTGTGACGGATTTCTACAAAGACGAATTTAAAGCCACAATTGATTTGTCGTTAGGAACAGTAATCACTCACATCAATGGTCGTTTGGTGGCTGATATTGTTAAGGAAAAAATGCCTTATTATCCAGCATCCAATAAAGGAGCGCTGATGCGGGATATGGCCCCAGACATGTTGAAGTCAAATGATAAAGAGATCACCCTTACGATCAAGGAGGATTCTGGGAATTCACGCAAACTGAAGTTGCAGCTATTTGAAAAAGGAAAGTTCAAACGGTACGGATCTTACCCTCCTGTAGAAGGGCCATCTTATCGTTGGCTGGAGGATAGCATTGGTTATGTCACCTTGCAAAACATCACGGAGGATGATGTTTGGGAGCTTCGAAAAACATTCAAAGAAGCGAAGGGGATCATTGTGGATATTCGTAATTACCCCTCGACATATGTTGGATTTGATCTAGGCGCATTTTTCATTAAAAAGACAAGGACATTTTCCAAATTTACCAGTGGAAGCGTGTCGATTCCGGGACAGTTTACATTCACTGATCCAACTAAATTGTACTACACCACGCAACCTTATAAAAAAGGAAAAGTCGTGGTGTTAGTGAATGAATTTACTCAAAGCATGGCAGAGTATACTACCATGGCTTTCAAAGCAGGCCATAATACGACTATTATGGGGAATAATACAGCTGGAGCTGATGGAAATGTGTCCAAATTCTTTCTGCCCGGAGGGGTCAAATTACTGTATAGTGGTATCGGGGTTTACTACCCTGATGGAACACCAACTCAACGAATTGGTATAGTACCGGATATAGTAGTAAGGCCTACAATTCAGGGAATTCGGGAAGGAAGAGATGAAGAATTGGAAGCGGCTATTCAATTCCTTCAAAAAGAATAGCCGTTTATGCTAAAAACTACTTCGGTAATACTGCCTCGTTGTAGTTATGCTTGTCCTTGGTAAACTCCCGATAATAGTTATTGATCTTGATGTCCTGCTCCAATAAGTGAGCAATCAGGGCCGCTCGGATCCATACACCATTTTTCGCCTGCTTGAAGTAGATCGCACGTTCGTCCTTGTCAACTTCTGTCTCGATTTCCTCGTTTCGGGGGAATGGGTGCATGATCTTGGCGTAACGCTTCATTTTGTAAACCAGGTCCTCTGTAAGAAAAAACCTGCTCTTCAGTTCGTGCGTCAGGTAAGCGTTCATTTCATCGTCATTGTGCTCATTTTGGATCCGCGTCATGTAGAGGATATCCAATTTACCGACCACTTCTTCGCTCAGCTCATTTTTGATGTGAACTTTGATGCCTGCATTCCGCAGTTGTGAAGTCAAAGCGTCCGGCACACCCAGTTTCGGATGGTCAGGGCAAATGAAGTAGACCTCAACATTTTTGTAGTTGTTGGCTAGAATGGAAACCAGAGATCGAACCGTACGTCCGCGTCCTACATCTCCGCAAAATCCATAAACTTTGTTGTCTGGTCCGCCTTTCTTTTCTTCCAGCTCCGGGTACTTCTTGAGTAGACGATCATACTCATAAGTGCCTTTATTGGTCGGGTCGGCAAATTCGAAGCTTCGGTAGATGGTGTAAATGTCCAGCAACGCTTGTGTAGGGTGCTCATCTGCTCCTGAACCGGCATTGATGATTGGCACATTTTTGTTGTTGAAGGAATGAAGGTCGTTCATCAGGTAAGCACAGCACTCAGCGAGATTAGGGCGAACACTCCGCATGATCAGAATGTCGGCATAGCTGGTGTACATGCGAATAGAATCATAGATAGATTCTCCCTTGTACTCCGATGAAATACTGGTATCTCGAGTTTCCGAAATTTCCAGTCCGAGGATCTGACAGGCCTTTTCGAAAGACTTGAAAGTACGGGTAGAACTTTGCGTGAAATACAGCTCTGCTCCTTTGTTATCCAGCAATCCTTTCAGGAATTTACCGCCTTTTTCATCGCGCCGCAATACTTTGATCTGCTCGGCAAGATGGCACAAATGATCTAATGTTTCCCGGTCCAGCTGATCCGAGAAAATCATGTGATCCAGTGAATTGTTGGACTTAAAATCGTTGATTTTGACTTTTTTAGGTCTTTTCAAACGGTCGCTAAAGCGTTGGGTAAGGTCGTGACTCATATATGGACAAATTACGCAAAAGTAATACGGGCACTTTGTCTGGCTAGAAGGTTTGGTCAGATTTTTTCATCAAAAATTGAAAAGATTGATTCAGGCTAAAGTTTGGACAAGCAGATAGGTTAAGTAGCCGTACAAAATTATTTTACTTACAAATACGAAATTAAACGAAATATATTCCTTACATTTACGAAATAAATCAGAAAACGAAAAGATGAAAGGCACGAATCTGGGGGAATTTGAAGAGCTCGTTTTGCTGACAGTGGGCATCCTTTACGATAATGCCTATAGCGTAGCCATTCAAAAGGAATTGATCGAGCAAACCAAAAGGCACATCACCATCAGTTCCGTGCATGCGGCTGTCTATCGGTTGGAGGAAAAAGGACTGCTGGATTCGAGGATGGGAGAGCAGAGCCAGACCAGAGGAGGGAAGCGAAAGCGATTGTTTACCATCTCTAGGACTGGTAAAGTAGCCCTTGACAAGGCAAACGAATTGCGCAATAGCATGAGAAATCAAATTCCGGAAATCGCTTTTAAGAACCTCGGATGATGCCGCAGACCCCACCAAAGCTTCCATTGCATTTTTTGCGCTGGTTTTGCACCGAAGAACGATTGGAAGAGGTGGAGGGAGACTTGTTTGAGGTCTGGTGGGAACAACTCGAGGCTTCCAATCAATCAAAGGCCAACTGGCTTTACTGGTGGCTGGTATTTCGGAGTTTACGGCGCTTTGCTTTGAAAAGGAATAAAACTCAATATAAATCAGGCTTCATTATGTTCTTTATACATCATCTCAAGGTCACTAATCGGAATTTGAGGAAACACAAGGTTACTACAAGTATCAATGTGCTGGGACTGGCCATTGGAATCAGTGCATTTATCGCCATCATAAATGTGGTGAATTATGAACGCAGTTTTGATCATCACATACCTGACGGGGATCGTATCTATCGTATTCACACCCGGTTTACTGGTATCTTCAATGGTCAAAACCGAGGTGTTAGTACGGCATTGGTACCGTATCTCAGAGAAAATGAATCAGATTTTGAAACAATAACGGCTTTTTATACAAGACGATTTGAAGGAGCTCCTGCAGCTATTGATGGCCAATCCGTCGAAAAGTATGAAGGCATCAAATCGATATTTGCTGATTCGATGTTTTTCAAAGTTTTTAGGCAATATGAATGGCTTCATGGGGACCAGGAAACGGCCCTGGATGAACCATATCAAGTGGTTTTGACCCAAGAGCAAGCAAATAAATACTTTGGAGACAAGCCATTGGAGCAAGTAATAGGACAGCAAATGACTTATCAGGATTCCCTGACGACTACTGTTTCGGGAATTGTTAAACCATTTTTAGGGAACAGCGATTTTATCTTTACAGATGTTATCTCCATGTCTACCGCAAGAGTCTCATGGATCAAGGACAGCTATCAGATCGGTTGGAGTGGTACCAGTAGCAATTCCCAGGCCTGGGTGAAAATGCCGGAGCCAGTTACCGACCTGGACAGTGCACAGTTCCTAAAGGCTGCCAATGCGCATGTTGCCGAGTTAGAAAAGGATGAGTCCTATTATAAGCATTTCCATTTGCAGCCGCTCTCCGAACTTCATTTTTGGGGAGATATCGGAATCTTCGATTTCAGCGATCGCTCTCCCGCGGATAAACAGACCTTATTGATCCTTTCTTTGGTATCACTGGCAGTGCTGTTAATTGCGGTGTTCAACTTCATAAATCTCGAATCAGCGCAGGTTTCATCGAAATCAAGGGAGGCAGGAGTGAGGAAGGTGATCGGCGGCAACACTGGGCTGCTGTTGCAGCGTTTTTTAACAGAAAGTCTGGTGGTCACTTTTATGGCAGTTCTGCTGTCGATTCCGCTGGCATATTTTGGTTTGATCTATTTCGAAAACTTTCTGCCCAATCCCATTCCGTTGAACTGGGAAGACCCGTACTTCTGGTTACTGTTAGGAATCATCTTTTTGGTGGTGGGGATCCTTTCCGGTTTGTATCCGGCCATTTTACTTTCGTCGGTGAAAACGTCTAATGCTTTAAAAGCTTCATCCTACAATGCTCAGGGTAAACATGGTCTCCCATTCTTTCGGCGCATGTTCATTTCCTTTCAGTTTGCATTTTCGCAGCTACTCCTCATCTGCACCATTGCAGCTTCCTTGCAGTTGAGTTTTATGTTGAAGAAAGACATGGGTTTCGAACAAGAAGATATTTTGTTTTTAGAGACACCATGGGGAGAGCCTAAGAACAAACAGGAAATCCTGATCAATTACCTGGAGTCTGATGCTAAGATTGCGCAAGTACAGTTTCAAGAGGGACCACCGGCAGGAGGGGGAGGTTATAGCACCGACATACTGACCTACGTTACTGACGAAGCAAAGTATGAAATAGAAGTGGAACGGAAAGCAGCAGCTCCTGGCTATCTGGATTTTTATGGAATCCCATTGCTGGCCGGAGAGCTCTGGACATCTGAAGACCGTGAAGATCAATTGGTGGTTAGTGAGGCATTTGTGAGGAAAATGGGTTTGAAGCACCCGGCAGATGCGGTAGGCGAGTCACTGAAAGGCTGGCAAGATAAGTCTTTTACTATCGTAGGCGTCATGCAGGATTTCCATACACGTTCCTTACGCACCGAAATCCTGCCTGTCATGTACGTGCCACTTAATGGCTGGGAAAGTTCTGTTGCCATGAAGATTAAAACCAGTGAAATGAAGGAGGCAATAGAACAAATCTCAAGTCATTGGTCAAAAGTATACCCTGATGACCCAGCAGAAGTCAAATTTCTTGATGAAAGCATCGGAAAGTACTATGAAGCTGAACAACAAACCTCCAGACTGTCGGGATTCACAACAATTATTGCCATTCTTATTTCTAGTTTGGGACTTTTCGGTTTGGTCTCGTTGACGATTGTTCATCGGACCAAAGAAGTGGGCATCAGGAAAGTATTAGGTGCTTCAGTGCTGCAAATTGGCATTTTGATCACCAGCGAATTTTTGATCATGACCTTGATCGCATTTTGTTTGGCTGTACCGGTAGCATATTACGCCATCGATTATTGGATGGATTCTTTTGCTTACCGGATTGATATCTCCTGGTGGGTTTATGCCGTAGGAGGGATTGCCTCACTAATCGTCGCCCTAATCGCCATCAGTTCCAAGGTCTATCGGTCTACTCAGACCAATCCCGTGGAAGCCTTGCGATATGAGTAGAGTGTTTTTCAGTTTAGGTCGATTGCTCTAGAAACAATTTTTATCCATAAATGCGACAAATGATCGTCCGAACTGTAACAAAAACGGACACTTTTACGTCTTTTATTTTATTTTAAAAACCTGAAAATCAATACTTTGTGTTTGATGGCATGTCTTGTGCGGTATTAGACATTGCAGCCTTAAATTGAGCGCATTAAATTGAGGAAATTTTTCATATATGATCAAGCTGGTTAATCTCGACAAGTATGTCGATTCAAAGTACCAAAGGGTATTTATTCTTAAAAATATCAATCTGGAAATCAAGGAAGGAGAGTTCGTAAGTATCATGGGCCCCAGTGGTTCAGGTAAGTCAACTTTACTGAATTTGATCGGTATGCTCGACCGACCCTCGGCCGGAGAATATTACTTTTTGGATGAGCCAGTACATAAATTCAATGAAAGGAAAACCTCCAAGATCCATAAGGAGCATATTGGTTTCATTTTCCAGGCTTATCACCTGATCGATGAACTCAATGTTTATGAGAACATTGAAACGCCATTGTTGTACCGTGGTGTCAAGAAAAAGGAACGTGCCAGCATGGTGGCGGAAATGCTTGATCGTTTTCAGATGGTGGCGAAAAAAGACCTGTTTCCTGAACAGTTGTCCGGAGGTCAGCAACAGCTGGTAGGTATAGCTCGCGCAATCATTGGTAAACCCAAGCTTCTCCTGGCAGATGAGCCCACTGGAAACCTACATTCGGAGCAAGGAGAAGAGATCATGAGAATCTTCACCGAGCTGAATAAAGAAGGTATGTCCATCATTCAGGTAACGCACTCCGAAAAGAATGCAGAGTTCGGGTCCAGAACCATCAGACTAGAGGATGGAACGGTAACGAGTTAAACCAGATTGGTCAGAGGAAGCCTTGAGAAGAGGCTTCTTCCTTAATTTGCTCTGCGGCATCACCAAGGTAGCGATCTATGACCCAATGTGCCAAATAGATCAGTGGCGTGATACTCAAGGCGACGACAAACTTGTAGATGTAGTTAGAAGTTCCTACTGACAAGACTTGTCCCACCGACCAACTGGTACCGCTTGGAGCCAGAAAGTAAAAGGCAAGGAACAAAACTACAAAGCTGTCCACCAGCTGCGAGATAAGTGTAGATCCTGTGGCTCTGAGCCATATCATTTTGCCATTGGCCAGTTTCCTTAGTTTTTGAAAGACCAATACATCCAACAATTGACCCACCATAAAAGCGACTAATGATCCGACAATGATCCGATTGCTTTGTATGAAAATCTTGTTAAAGGCAAAATTGACATTGAACGGGTTTCCTGCATCATCCGTTGCATTCACATTGAGCCAGAATTCAGCAGGGCTCAGGCCTGATACAATCCAGATCACGAAGAAGGAATACGTGATCATACCTACTGCTAACAAGGACATCTTTCTGACACCTCGTTTGCCAAAATATTCGTTGGCAATGTCGGTGAAGATGAAAACAACTGGCCAGATCACGACCCCCGCAGTAAGGTTGAAACTAGGATAAAACCCAAAAATATTGATGGTATTGGGTGTTAAGCCCACGGTTTCTTCAAAAGAGAAGATCTTATTGCCAATCATTTCTGCGAGCACCGCATTGGTCAGAAAGATTGCAGTAAGGATGATGAATAAGTTCTGTTTTTTCTTTTCGACGTTATTGCTCATCAATTTCAAAGATATGACCTTCAGCAGCGATTTCCGTCTTTTCAAAGACTTCCAGGGCTTCTTTCAAAACCGGTTCCAGATTTCTGTAACGCGTAGAAAAATGTCCGATCAACAATCGCCCTACCTGGGCATCTTTAGCCAAAGTAGCTGCTTGTCTTGCCGTAGAATGATAGGTGTTTTTGGCCCTTTCTTCCATTTCGCTGGTGAAGGTGGCCTCATGATACAACATGTCTACTCCCTGAATGTTTGTGATCAATTCCGGTTTGTAGCGGGTGTCCGAACAAAAAGCGTAGCTCAATGCTCGTAGCGGATCTAGCGTCACGTCTTCGTTTTTGTGAAGAATATTACCTGCTTCGTCCGTCAGGTCCTCTCCGCATTTAAGCTTGTAGATTTCCGAAGGTGGAAGTTTATCCGGAAGTCTGGTCTTGTCGATGCGACGTTTTTTTGGCTTTTCCTGAAACAGATAACCTGAACAGGGAACCCTGTGCTCCAGAGGAATGGTCGTGATCGTGAACTTAGGGTGGTCTACAACCAGTCGGGTTTCGCCCGGTTCCCACTCGGTAAAGTTGATTTTGAAGTTCAGTGAAGTCTCTGAATACTTCAATTGTAGGCTGATCACATCTGACAATCCGGGAGGTCCTATAAGCATCAGGTCCTTCTTTCGCCCAAAAAGATGCAATGTAGACAACAACCCAATGAGTCCATAATAGTGATCTCCGTGAAGATGACTGATCACGATGATGTTGATCTTGGAGATCTTCACCTGATGTTTACGCATCAGCAGTTGCGTGCCTTCTCCACAATCGATCAAGACATACTGGTCCTGTATTTTAAGGACTTGAGAAGTTTGATGTCTACCGTGAGCGAAGGCGGCCGAATTCGAGCCGAGTATTTGTAGTGCGATCGACAAGTCTTATTCTGCCGATTCGTCGTTGAATCCTTTTTCCAGTGCGTTCATGAATACCATATCTACCGCTTCTTCCTGGGTAGGGGTGATTTCCATTACCTTATGTAATTGGCTGATTTTGATCAATTTCAATACATGCTCCTGTACCTCACAAAGTACAAAAGAACCTTTATTGCCGAAGAGTCGGTTGGCCACCAGCAAAGCACTCAATCCTGAAGAATCTGAATACTTGACATTACCCAGGTTGATGATCAAGTTCTCTACACCGTCTGACTCTAATTTCACCAACTCGGATTTTACCTCAGGTGCGATGGTTGTATCCAGTTTCTCCTCATCCAGTTTTATGATGGTGTATTTGTCTTGTCTATCTACTGAAAATTTCATTTTGTTTGATTTAAGGCTTCTTTGTCGCGAATCAGAGATCTTCCTGAATCGCTTTTAAGATGTTATTTTCTATACGTGTGCTGATGTCTTCTTGTGGTGCTTTTTCGAATTTTCTTCCTGTGATTTTTTCGAAGAGCTCAATATAACGTGCTGATACGGAGTTTACAAACGGATCATCCATCGTTGGCATCGTCTGTCCTTCTTTCCCTTGAAAACCATGCTCCATCAACCATTCCCGAACAAACTCTTTCGATAACTGTCTCTGCGGTTGATTCTTATCTAATAGTTCCTGATAGGAGTCCGCATAAAAGTACCTGGAGGAATCAGGCGTATGGATCTCATCGATCAAATAGATTTGGCCATCATAAAGACCAAATTCATACTTGGTGTCAACCAGGATCAATCCCTTCTTTTGGGCTTCTTCCGTACCCCTGGTAAATAGCTCACGGGTATAACGCTCCAACTGGAAATATAATTCCTCATTAACTAAGCCCTGAGAAAGAATGACTTCCCGGGAGATGTCTTCATCATGTCCCTCATGGGCCTTGGTGGTCGGTGTAATTAGGGGTACCGGAAAACGATCATTTTCTTTCATGCCTTGGGGCATATCCACTCCGCAAATTTTCCTTTTGCCTGCCTTATACTCTCTCCATGCGTGGCCTGCGAGATAACCTCTGATGACCATTTCTACAGGAAAGGGCTCACATTTCAAGCCATAAGTCACGTTTGGATCGGGGATGGACAATACCCAATTCGGGACGATATCCTTTGTGTTTGTCAGAAAGTGACCAGCAATTTGGTTCAGTACCTGACCTTTGAATGGAATAGGGCGTGGCAAAACCACATCAAAAGCAGAAATGCGATCCGTGGCCACCATGGCCACGTGCTTACCAAAGCTGTAGACTTCACGAACTTTGCCTGTGTACTTGTCTGTCTGGCCAGGGAATTGAAATGTGGTTGAAGCGATTCCGTTTTCCATCGGCGGCAAAGATAGAGGTCTTCCGCAAATGGCAATGCGCTATTTTTTTAAGAACACTTAAATCCTCATTTCTCTCCAAGCGCTGCGATTTTAAATTTTTCGTTTTCGGAAGGCTCATGTTCCTTTTCCATGATCTCCAAGATGCTCGCCACGACATCTGGGTGGTCAGCAGCCACATCTTGTTGTTCCTTTTCGTCTTCTCGTAGATCATATAGAGCAATATTGAGATTACCGTCCTGCATGTTTTTGCGAATGCCTTTCCAATGGTCCATTCTTACCGCTTGTTGCCCTTTGTAACTTGGGAATTCCCAATACAAATAGTCATGTTTCGGTTGTGACTTATTGAATAGGGTTGGAGCGAAGCTTATCCCATCCACCTGTGCAGTGATCTTGCTGCCTGTCAATTTACAAATTGTAGGCAAGAGATCATAAAAGGAAGAAATGTGCTGGTTCTCTGCACCTGCAGCGATCTGATCTGGCCAATTGACGATCAAAGGTACGCGAATGCCTCCTTCGTGGACGAAGCCTTTGGTATAGCCATATCCATTGGTGAAGGGTTTGGAACTTTCGAAGAAATCAAAATCTACTCCTCCCGTGTAAGTAGGACCATTGTCACTGGTAAGGAAAATGACGGTGTTTTTATCGTTGCCATTAGCTTTCAGTTTTGCTACCATCTCCCCCAATTGATGATCGAGATAACTGATCATGGCGGCGTAAGTGGCCCTAGGGTATCGATTAGGAAAATAACCCCGATCTCCGAGGTAGGGATCTTCTTCCCCGAATTCCTTTCGATATCGGTCTACCCATGCTACAGGAGCTTGTAAGGGCAAGTGGGGCAGTGGAGAGGCGTAATAGAGAAAGAAGGGATCCTCTTTGTGATCATCAAGAAAGGCCATTGCCTGCTCGTGAATTTTTTCAGGAGCATAATCGGGTTGCGCATATCTGGCATAGCTTGCCTCATCCAGTGGGTCGGCCAGGGAATCCAGCGGGGTGCGTGGAGGAATCACTTCATTATTTAACAAATCTTTTTTGTCATTATGCCATAGGTGTGGGGGATATAGGTTGTGTGCCTGTCGCTGGCAGTTGTACCCATAGAAGGTATCGAATCCTTGTAGGTTAGGCGCACCTTCCGTGTTAGGAGCCCCAAGTCCCCATTTTCCAAATAGGCCGGTTGTATAGCCATTTTGTTGAAGTAATTTGGCAAGTGTAACCGTATTTGCTGGTATCGGGCGCTGACCTTCAAGTGTTGGATCAGCAGAGGCTTTTCGGTAGTCCCAGACTGGGCCTCTTTCCGCCCATTCATCATTTCCCCGAATAAATGCATGGCCACTGTGTAGTCCAGTCAACAGCATGTAGCGGGCAGGGGCGCAAACGGGAGCCGCTGAATAATGATTGGTGAAAAGCATACCACTGCTCGCAAGTGCGTCGATGTGTGGCGTTTTGATTTTGTTCTGTCCCAGAATGCCGATCTCTCCATATCCCAAATCATCTGCCAGGAAAATGATGACATTGGGGGGTTGCTCAGTGTGCTTGGGTGATGAACAAGTGAAGAAAATAAAGGATAAGAAAAGTACGGAAAGAGCCCTCATATTCGGTGATTTCCGAACAAGATAGTAGAAGTGTTCTTCTCTCCAAAAAATAAGATAGAGTAGAGGTAGGTAGCAAAAAAACACCGAACGGCAAAATGCGCATCCGGTGCTTTATCGATTATGATTAAAAAAAGAATCTTTAATTCGCTTCCTGGAAGTATCGGATATAATCCACAATCATC belongs to Cytophagales bacterium and includes:
- a CDS encoding S41 family peptidase, translated to MLQNNSAACTSLQQLQTDKTSLKTLISLTFITMLSCSTAQDHNSVDLTEKYANGSGILLNPVKDQQLKDLVLLGKVWGFLKYYHPEVAKGTFNWDYELFQILSAFQETQQKDHNALLIAWLDKLGEVTNCATCRELDPEAYLHPDHSWINELDNEVSKRLQVILKSEPPSTHHYVSFPSRGGNPNLTNELSYEHMPYPDEGYRLLSLFRYWNIIEYFSPYKYLTHKNWDDVLEEYITVFLGAKDELAYELSIMKFMTEIGDSHGWTIEGDERYVEWLGRYVPPIHVRFVEGQLVVTDFYKDEFKATIDLSLGTVITHINGRLVADIVKEKMPYYPASNKGALMRDMAPDMLKSNDKEITLTIKEDSGNSRKLKLQLFEKGKFKRYGSYPPVEGPSYRWLEDSIGYVTLQNITEDDVWELRKTFKEAKGIIVDIRNYPSTYVGFDLGAFFIKKTRTFSKFTSGSVSIPGQFTFTDPTKLYYTTQPYKKGKVVVLVNEFTQSMAEYTTMAFKAGHNTTIMGNNTAGADGNVSKFFLPGGVKLLYSGIGVYYPDGTPTQRIGIVPDIVVRPTIQGIREGRDEELEAAIQFLQKE
- a CDS encoding ABC transporter permease codes for the protein MMPQTPPKLPLHFLRWFCTEERLEEVEGDLFEVWWEQLEASNQSKANWLYWWLVFRSLRRFALKRNKTQYKSGFIMFFIHHLKVTNRNLRKHKVTTSINVLGLAIGISAFIAIINVVNYERSFDHHIPDGDRIYRIHTRFTGIFNGQNRGVSTALVPYLRENESDFETITAFYTRRFEGAPAAIDGQSVEKYEGIKSIFADSMFFKVFRQYEWLHGDQETALDEPYQVVLTQEQANKYFGDKPLEQVIGQQMTYQDSLTTTVSGIVKPFLGNSDFIFTDVISMSTARVSWIKDSYQIGWSGTSSNSQAWVKMPEPVTDLDSAQFLKAANAHVAELEKDESYYKHFHLQPLSELHFWGDIGIFDFSDRSPADKQTLLILSLVSLAVLLIAVFNFINLESAQVSSKSREAGVRKVIGGNTGLLLQRFLTESLVVTFMAVLLSIPLAYFGLIYFENFLPNPIPLNWEDPYFWLLLGIIFLVVGILSGLYPAILLSSVKTSNALKASSYNAQGKHGLPFFRRMFISFQFAFSQLLLICTIAASLQLSFMLKKDMGFEQEDILFLETPWGEPKNKQEILINYLESDAKIAQVQFQEGPPAGGGGYSTDILTYVTDEAKYEIEVERKAAAPGYLDFYGIPLLAGELWTSEDREDQLVVSEAFVRKMGLKHPADAVGESLKGWQDKSFTIVGVMQDFHTRSLRTEILPVMYVPLNGWESSVAMKIKTSEMKEAIEQISSHWSKVYPDDPAEVKFLDESIGKYYEAEQQTSRLSGFTTIIAILISSLGLFGLVSLTIVHRTKEVGIRKVLGASVLQIGILITSEFLIMTLIAFCLAVPVAYYAIDYWMDSFAYRIDISWWVYAVGGIASLIVALIAISSKVYRSTQTNPVEALRYE
- a CDS encoding PadR family transcriptional regulator; the encoded protein is MKGTNLGEFEELVLLTVGILYDNAYSVAIQKELIEQTKRHITISSVHAAVYRLEEKGLLDSRMGEQSQTRGGKRKRLFTISRTGKVALDKANELRNSMRNQIPEIAFKNLG
- a CDS encoding L-serine ammonia-lyase, iron-sulfur-dependent, subunit alpha, which gives rise to MAISSIFNDVIGPVMRGPSSSHSAAACRIGLLLNDLMSGEITRVEIDYDPNGSLVTTHESQGTDMGLYGGLMGWQADDPRMMHYQGHVAQSGIDIQVNYVSYGATHPNNYRIRISNSKISHKINAISTGGGMMEIQEIDGSNLSICGDFHELLIFSPNPSQLMKSIPDNDQSEPFLHKTFVQIRQSIPFSTAEVQYFEALTDVHQVCYLKPVLPTLSRKDLKVPFITCKEMLEIGERENLELWELALEYESARGNATKEEVFQQMRNIAQIMQAGIAEGLKGKAYEDRILPAQSPGFKDKMEANQLLDGGMLNTIVLFTTAMMEVKSSMGVFVAAPTAGSCGALPGAILGAAEHQNASEEAVAKALLAAGIMGVFISEHATFAAEVAGCQAETGAGGSMAAAGLVSLMNGSLHQAVAAASLALQNALGIVCDPIGNRVEAPCLGKNVMAASNALSCANMALANYEYLIPYDEVVQSMKEVGDMMAHELSCTGLGGLATTPTGQAILKKLQGKAQYC